From the Pseudomonas sp. SORT22 genome, one window contains:
- a CDS encoding gluconokinase produces the protein MNPPLSAIVVMGVAGCGKSYVGAAIAGLSGGRLIEGDDFHPAANIQKMSAGIPLDDDDRAGWLIRLGEELQACLKAGERPILTCSALKKRYRDALRHAVPDLGFVFLDLTPAEASRRVLARPGHFMPASLIDSQFAALERPNSEPLTLALDATLAVDKLAIEVDQWLKPCGEPLLARTA, from the coding sequence ATGAACCCACCCCTCTCCGCGATTGTGGTCATGGGCGTCGCTGGCTGTGGCAAGAGCTACGTCGGTGCCGCCATTGCAGGCCTGAGCGGCGGTCGCCTGATCGAAGGCGACGACTTCCACCCCGCTGCCAATATCCAGAAAATGAGTGCCGGCATCCCCCTGGACGACGACGACCGTGCCGGTTGGCTGATTCGCCTGGGCGAGGAACTGCAAGCGTGCCTGAAGGCCGGCGAGCGTCCGATCCTCACCTGCTCGGCGCTGAAGAAGCGCTACCGCGATGCCCTGCGCCATGCCGTGCCGGACCTGGGCTTCGTGTTTCTCGATCTCACCCCCGCTGAAGCCAGCCGCCGCGTGCTCGCCCGCCCCGGCCACTTCATGCCCGCCAGCCTGATCGACAGCCAGTTCGCCGCCCTCGAACGGCCCAACAGCGAGCCGCTGACCCTGGCGCTGGACGCCACCCTGGCGGTGGACAAGCTGGCCATCGAGGTAGACCAGTGGCTAAAGCCCTGCGGTGAACCGCTGCTGGCGCGAACGGCCTGA
- a CDS encoding GntP family permease encodes MFGLATDTYLLLDAVVTIIGLVLLITHFKVHPFVALTLAAGFLGLTSGMPVAKVMKSFQDGFGGVLGFVGIVLALGTMLGKLMADSGGADQIAQTLIRAFGKQKVHWAMMFAAFLVGIPLFFEIGFVLLIPLVFIVARRSGVSLIKIGIPLLAGLSVVHGLVPPHPGPLLAIGIFNADIGKTIFYGLIVALPTAIIAGPLYGNFISKYIPGNPNKELMEQIARESDQQNLPSFSITLITVLLPVFLMLLKTFADVVLPAEHIVRQWMDLIGHPISALLAALLLAFYTFGAARGFSRQQIMKLLDQSLAPTAAIILIVGAGGGFKQMLVDTGVGNVIGQMAVQAQISPIMLAWLVAAVIRIATGSATVATITGAGIVAPVIGMMPGVNRELLVLATGAGSLILSHVNDAGFWLVKQYFNMTVAETFKTWSMMETILSVVGIIFIMLLSLVV; translated from the coding sequence ATGTTTGGTTTGGCAACTGATACCTACCTGCTGCTCGATGCGGTGGTCACCATCATCGGCCTGGTGCTGCTGATCACTCACTTCAAGGTCCACCCCTTTGTCGCCCTGACCCTGGCGGCCGGTTTTCTCGGCCTGACCTCGGGCATGCCGGTGGCCAAGGTGATGAAATCATTCCAGGACGGCTTCGGTGGCGTGCTGGGTTTTGTCGGCATCGTCCTGGCCCTGGGCACCATGCTCGGCAAGCTGATGGCCGACTCCGGCGGCGCCGACCAGATCGCCCAGACACTGATCCGCGCCTTCGGTAAACAGAAGGTGCACTGGGCGATGATGTTCGCCGCTTTCCTGGTGGGCATTCCGCTGTTCTTCGAGATCGGCTTCGTGCTGTTGATCCCGCTGGTGTTCATCGTCGCCCGGCGCTCCGGGGTGTCGTTGATCAAGATCGGCATTCCGCTGCTGGCCGGCTTGTCGGTGGTCCACGGCCTGGTGCCGCCGCACCCGGGGCCGCTGCTGGCGATCGGCATTTTCAACGCCGACATCGGCAAAACCATTTTCTACGGGCTGATCGTCGCCCTGCCCACGGCGATCATTGCCGGTCCCCTGTACGGCAACTTCATCTCCAAATACATCCCGGGCAACCCCAACAAGGAGCTGATGGAGCAGATCGCCCGCGAGTCCGACCAGCAGAACCTGCCCAGCTTCAGCATCACCCTGATCACCGTGCTGCTGCCGGTGTTCCTGATGCTGCTGAAAACCTTCGCCGACGTGGTGCTACCGGCCGAGCACATCGTGCGCCAATGGATGGACCTGATCGGCCACCCGATCAGCGCCCTGCTTGCCGCCTTGCTGCTGGCGTTCTACACCTTTGGCGCGGCGCGCGGGTTCTCCCGCCAGCAGATCATGAAGCTGCTTGACCAGAGCCTGGCGCCGACGGCGGCGATCATCCTGATCGTCGGTGCCGGCGGTGGCTTCAAGCAGATGCTGGTCGATACCGGGGTGGGTAATGTGATCGGGCAGATGGCCGTGCAGGCACAGATTTCGCCGATCATGCTGGCCTGGCTGGTGGCGGCGGTGATTCGTATCGCCACCGGTTCCGCGACGGTGGCGACCATTACCGGCGCGGGCATCGTTGCGCCAGTGATCGGCATGATGCCGGGGGTCAACCGTGAACTGCTGGTATTGGCGACCGGCGCCGGCTCGTTGATTTTGTCGCACGTCAACGATGCCGGCTTCTGGCTGGTGAAACAGTACTTCAACATGACCGTGGCCGAGACCTTCAAGACCTGGAGCATGATGGAGACCATCCTCTCGGTGGTCGGCATCATCTTTATCATGCTGCTGTCGTTGGTGGTTTGA
- the yiaY gene encoding L-threonine dehydrogenase, with amino-acid sequence MSSTFFIPAVNIMGIDCLEEAMAAIAGYGLRKALIVTDAGLAKAGIAERIAEMLAMRDIDSAIFDGAKPNPSIANVEQGLALLQRERCDCVISLGGGSPHDCAKGIALCATNGGHIRDYEGVDQSAKPQLPLIAINTTAGTASEMTRFCIITDEARHVKMAIVDRNVTPLLSVNDPALMVGMPKGLTAATGMDALTHAIEAYVSTAATPITDACAIKAIELISDNLRQAVADGSDLKARENMAYAQFLAGMAFNNASLGYVHAMAHQLGGFYDLPHGVCNAVLLPHVQRFNASVSAARLRDVAKAMGVDVSAMSAEQGSDAALAAIEQLSRAIDIAPGLAVLGAKEADIPTLAANALKDACGLTNPRVASQTEIEAIFKAAF; translated from the coding sequence ATGAGCAGCACGTTTTTCATCCCCGCCGTCAACATCATGGGCATCGATTGCCTCGAAGAGGCGATGGCTGCCATTGCCGGATACGGCCTGCGCAAGGCCCTGATCGTCACCGACGCGGGCCTGGCCAAGGCCGGGATCGCCGAGCGCATTGCCGAAATGCTGGCGATGCGCGACATCGACTCGGCGATCTTCGATGGCGCCAAGCCCAACCCGAGCATTGCCAACGTCGAGCAGGGCCTGGCGCTGTTGCAGCGCGAGCGTTGCGACTGCGTGATTTCCCTGGGCGGCGGCTCGCCCCATGACTGCGCCAAGGGCATTGCCCTGTGCGCCACCAACGGCGGGCATATCCGTGATTACGAAGGGGTGGACCAGTCGGCCAAGCCGCAACTGCCGCTGATTGCCATCAACACCACCGCCGGCACCGCCAGTGAGATGACCCGCTTCTGCATCATCACCGACGAAGCGCGCCACGTGAAAATGGCCATTGTCGACCGCAACGTCACGCCGCTGCTGTCGGTCAACGACCCGGCGCTGATGGTCGGCATGCCCAAGGGCTTGACCGCGGCCACCGGCATGGATGCCCTGACCCACGCCATCGAGGCCTACGTTTCCACTGCCGCCACGCCGATCACCGACGCCTGCGCGATCAAGGCCATCGAGCTGATCAGCGACAACCTGCGCCAGGCCGTGGCCGACGGCAGCGACCTCAAGGCCCGGGAAAACATGGCCTACGCCCAGTTCCTCGCCGGCATGGCGTTCAACAACGCCTCGCTGGGTTACGTGCATGCCATGGCCCACCAGCTCGGCGGTTTTTATGACTTGCCCCATGGCGTGTGCAACGCGGTGCTGCTGCCCCATGTGCAGCGCTTCAACGCCAGCGTCAGCGCCGCGCGCCTGCGCGATGTGGCCAAGGCCATGGGCGTGGATGTCAGCGCCATGAGTGCCGAGCAGGGCAGCGATGCCGCCCTGGCGGCGATCGAGCAGCTGTCGCGGGCCATTGATATTGCGCCGGGGCTGGCGGTGCTGGGGGCCAAGGAGGCCGATATTCCGACCCTGGCGGCCAATGCCCTGAAGGATGCCTGCGGTCTGACCAACCCGCGGGTGGCCAGTCAGACGGAGATCGAGGCGATCTTTAAAGCAGCCTTTTAA
- the ilvA gene encoding threonine ammonia-lyase, biosynthetic: MTSLAVSPRTPAAPLNLLSDYVRRILAAPVYDLAIETPLQAAPALSRSLGNQVLLKREDLQPTFSFKIRGAYTRLSRLSPAQRQRGVITASAGNHAQGVALAARELGMRATIVMPTTTPELKVEGVRSRGGQVVLHGESFPHALAHALKLADSEGATFVPPFDDPDVIAGQGTVAMEILRQQPGALDAIFVPVGGGGLIAGIAAYVKYLRPEVKVIGVEPQDSNCLQAAMAAGERVVLAQVGSFAEGVAVAQIGAHCFELCRHYVDEVITVSSDELCAAIKDIYDDTRSITEPSGALAVAGIKKYVAREGAQGQTLVAIDSGANVNFDRLRHVAERAELGEQREAIIAVTIPEQPGSFRAFCQALGKRQITEFNYRYYPGKEARLFVGVQTHPQTDPRDQLLASLREQGYSVLDLTDNELAKAHVRHTVGGHAGPGADERVLRFEFPERPGALLGFLECLGKRWNISLFHYRNHGAAEARVFAALEVPQDEQAGLPAALDAMGYRYWDESDNPAYRLFLG; the protein is encoded by the coding sequence GCCGCTGAACCTGCTGTCTGACTACGTGCGGCGCATTCTTGCGGCGCCGGTGTACGACCTGGCGATCGAAACGCCCCTGCAAGCGGCGCCGGCGCTGTCGCGCAGCCTTGGCAACCAGGTGTTGCTCAAGCGCGAAGACCTGCAGCCGACCTTTTCCTTCAAGATCCGCGGCGCCTACACCCGTCTCAGCCGCCTGAGCCCGGCCCAGCGCCAGCGCGGGGTGATCACCGCGTCCGCCGGCAACCACGCCCAGGGCGTGGCCTTGGCCGCCCGCGAACTGGGCATGCGCGCCACTATCGTGATGCCGACCACCACCCCGGAGCTCAAGGTCGAAGGCGTGCGTTCGCGCGGCGGCCAGGTGGTGCTGCACGGCGAAAGCTTCCCCCACGCCCTGGCCCATGCGCTGAAATTGGCCGATAGCGAAGGCGCGACCTTCGTGCCGCCGTTCGACGACCCCGACGTGATCGCCGGTCAAGGCACGGTGGCCATGGAGATCCTCCGTCAGCAACCCGGCGCGCTGGATGCGATCTTCGTTCCGGTCGGTGGCGGCGGCCTGATCGCCGGCATCGCCGCCTACGTCAAGTACCTGCGCCCCGAGGTCAAGGTGATCGGCGTCGAGCCGCAGGACTCGAACTGCCTGCAAGCGGCCATGGCCGCCGGCGAGCGGGTGGTGCTGGCCCAGGTCGGCAGCTTTGCCGAAGGCGTGGCGGTGGCGCAGATCGGCGCCCATTGCTTCGAGTTGTGCCGCCACTATGTCGATGAGGTCATCACCGTCAGCAGCGACGAGCTGTGCGCGGCGATCAAGGACATCTACGACGACACCCGCTCGATCACCGAACCTTCCGGCGCTTTGGCCGTGGCCGGGATCAAGAAGTACGTGGCCCGCGAAGGCGCCCAGGGTCAGACCCTGGTGGCGATCGACTCCGGTGCCAACGTCAATTTCGACCGCCTGCGCCATGTTGCCGAGCGCGCCGAACTGGGCGAGCAGCGCGAAGCGATCATCGCCGTAACCATCCCCGAGCAGCCGGGCAGTTTCCGCGCCTTTTGCCAGGCCCTGGGCAAGCGCCAGATCACCGAGTTCAACTACCGCTACTACCCCGGCAAGGAGGCGCGGCTGTTCGTTGGCGTGCAGACCCATCCGCAGACCGACCCGCGCGACCAGTTGCTGGCCAGCCTGCGCGAACAGGGCTACAGCGTGCTCGACCTGACCGACAACGAACTGGCCAAGGCCCACGTGCGCCACACCGTGGGCGGGCATGCCGGGCCTGGGGCGGACGAGCGCGTGCTGCGCTTTGAATTCCCCGAGCGTCCGGGGGCCTTGCTGGGCTTTCTCGAGTGCCTGGGCAAGCGCTGGAACATCAGCCTGTTCCACTACCGCAACCACGGCGCCGCCGAAGCGCGGGTGTTTGCCGCCCTGGAAGTGCCGCAGGACGAACAGGCCGGCCTGCCCGCAGCGCTGGACGCCATGGGCTACCGCTACTGGGACGAAAGCGACAACCCGGCCTACCGGCTGTTCCTCGGCTGA